The Acidimicrobiia bacterium region GGTCTCCGGCATCACCCACGACTGGCCCGCCGCCAACCAACCTCACCGAAAGCCACTTTTTCGGCAGCCACCTAGACAGACAAGGGTCCTGCCCAAAGTAACAGGAGTTGGCGAGTCGCCAGTCGCGAGTCGCGGGTTGCCCTCCCGCCGCATGCTCCTGCCGGGCGTTCGTCCGCAGAGTACCGGTGAGTCAGTTCGAGACCGGGAGAGAGAGCTCGAAGATGCTCTCACCCTCCTCGTATCGGTAGGTCAGGTCTCCGCCCATCAGTTGGGCGAGTTGATGGGAAATGGTCAGACCGAGGCCGAGCGCCGCAGTCAGCCCCGGGGCTGTGGACGATCGTTGCCGTGGCAAGAAGATGCGCTCGCGATCTTCCGGAGCGACGCCGTGACCGTTGTCGATTACGCGAACTACCGCCCCGTCATCGATGTCGAGAAACTCAATTCGTATGGATTCTCCACCGTATCGGAGTGCGTTGGTTATCAGATTGCGGAGGATCTGCCGGACCCGGCCCGGGTCGCCGGTCGCGCGGCTTGCGCTACCGCGGAGACGTATGTCAGATACTTTTTGTCCGCCGTACTCCTCGAGGACTTGCGACGCTTGGGCAAACAAGTTGACGGGAACTCGATTGACCGTGAGTTCGCCCATTTCAGCTTTGGCGGCGACCAGCAGATCGTCGACTATCTGGTTGAGGTCACCGGCTTGTTTTAGGACCGCGGCAGCTGCTTCATGGCGTTGCGGCTCCGTGAGTCTGTCGTCGTTGTCCCGTAGCAGCTGCGCATATCCCATTACTGAGGTGAGCGGAGTCCGAAGCTCATGGCTGATGCTGGCGAGGAACTCATCCTTGGCCAGATTCATCTCCTCGAGTCGGTTTTGGGCCGCCTCCCGTTCCCAGAAGGCGCCGATCATCTTGGCGGCCGTTGATAGAAGCGACAGGTCGTTGTCCGTCCAGCGCCTGAGGATGGTCATATCGGCGAATCCGATGAGGCCGGCCCACTCGCCGTCGACGAAGATCGGAATGTCGAGTTCCGATTTCACCGGGATCGGGTCTGCCGCGTACAACTCGAACTCGACGCCTTCGAGCATCTCAGGGATGAGCATGAACGGGGTTCCTTGCTCGAGGTGCGACCGCGACGTCGGCATTCGATCCCATGGGATCAGCTCCCAGTAGTCGCTATCTTGTCCGTAGTCGGGAGCTCCTTCCTCCTCGGCTTCGGCAACGGTCCGAGAGCAAAACCCCAGCTCGGGATCCATGACGTTGCGTTCCACGAAGACGTAGGTCGCCTGCGTTGCAGTCAACAGCGCCTCCAGGGCGAGTTCCAGTCGGTTCTCACCGGTACTGGCCAGCAGCGCCTGAGCGCAGTCTGCAAGCGCAGTTTCGTATCCGGCACGCTGTTCGACCTGCGCTCTGATTCGATGATTCTCGACGGCGCTACCGAGGATGTAGGCGACCGATCGAAGGAAGTTCGCTTCTTCTGAGGTGAACCGACGCCGGAACCTGGTGTGCGCACCTACCACTCCATAGGGCCTTTCCCTTCCGGGAATCGCCACACTGATCCCGCTGACAACCGCGTGATCGACGAGGAGTTGTGGGCCTGCGAAGCGCTCCTCTGCGGATAGGTCTTCAACCACGACCGGCGCATTCGAAAGAAGCGTGTACCCGGCCTGTGAGCCCGAGTCGTCAGGAACGGCCGTCTTTCCGACCTCTACATGTTCCTGCCATCCGCAACCTGCCACCAGCAGAAGGGGTTCGCCGGCGGAGGATTGATGAAGAACCTTCGCATACTCAACGTCGAGGACATGACAAACCAACTCAACCGCCATATCGAGTACGGCCTCGATTTCGGGTTGCGTG contains the following coding sequences:
- a CDS encoding ATP-binding protein, whose product is MTTGSPVGETSPEAYSDIPQAAVAQLGQAALTQPEIEAVLDMAVELVCHVLDVEYAKVLHQSSAGEPLLLVAGCGWQEHVEVGKTAVPDDSGSQAGYTLLSNAPVVVEDLSAEERFAGPQLLVDHAVVSGISVAIPGRERPYGVVGAHTRFRRRFTSEEANFLRSVAYILGSAVENHRIRAQVEQRAGYETALADCAQALLASTGENRLELALEALLTATQATYVFVERNVMDPELGFCSRTVAEAEEEGAPDYGQDSDYWELIPWDRMPTSRSHLEQGTPFMLIPEMLEGVEFELYAADPIPVKSELDIPIFVDGEWAGLIGFADMTILRRWTDNDLSLLSTAAKMIGAFWEREAAQNRLEEMNLAKDEFLASISHELRTPLTSVMGYAQLLRDNDDRLTEPQRHEAAAAVLKQAGDLNQIVDDLLVAAKAEMGELTVNRVPVNLFAQASQVLEEYGGQKVSDIRLRGSASRATGDPGRVRQILRNLITNALRYGGESIRIEFLDIDDGAVVRVIDNGHGVAPEDRERIFLPRQRSSTAPGLTAALGLGLTISHQLAQLMGGDLTYRYEEGESIFELSLPVSN